One Helicoverpa zea isolate HzStark_Cry1AcR chromosome 11, ilHelZeax1.1, whole genome shotgun sequence genomic window carries:
- the LOC124634710 gene encoding uncharacterized protein LOC124634710 produces MSEPEIFSDADSKCEVPPFCPEEPAVWFAQIEGQFVLGRISSDTTKFYTVVTQLETKYAMQVKDIITKQPETNKYEKLKTELINRLSASQEKRIQQLLIHEELGDRRPSQFLRHLQNLAGPAGASDFVKSLWTNRLPQNIQTVIASQIADLPVEKLAEIADRVYDIVPCTPQVAATSASTSTAPDLVKEVSELTKQVARLSSQMNSKWRGRSRSRSQSRHNQRRYYRGRSNNSRTPQPPPNHPHCYYHYTFGDKANKCRQPCTFTSENAKGGR; encoded by the coding sequence atgtcggaGCCAGAAATTTTTTCCGACGCTGACAGTAAGTGCGAAGTTCCGCCCTTTTGTCCGGAAGAACCAGCTGTATGGTTCGCCCAAATAGAGGGCCAGTTTGTCCTAGGAAGAATAAGTAGCGATACGACAAAATTCTATACCGTGGTTACTCAACTAGAAACGAAGTACGCAATGCAGGTTAAAGACATTATCACAAAGCAGCCAGAGacaaataagtatgaaaaattaaaaactgaattaattaatcgtCTTTCTGCGTCACAGGAGAAGCGGATCCAGCAATTATTAATCCATGAGGAGCTAGGTGACCGCCGGCCTTCTCAGTTTCTACGGCATCTACAAAATTTAGCTGGACCCGCTGGTGCTTCGGATTTTGTGAAAAGTCTGTGGACTAACCGCTTGCCGCAAAATATACAGACAGTGATTGCTTCACAGATTGCCGACCTGCCGGTAGAAAAGCTAGCAGAGATTGCTGACCGGGTGTACGACATTGTACCATGCACCCCGCAAGTCGCTGCCACCTCTGCATCTACCAGCACCGCGCCGGACTTGGTCAAAGAAGTAAGCGAACTTACAAAACAAGTTGCCCGGCTGTCATCGCAAATGAACAGCAAGTGGAGAGGGCGCTCTCGCTCTCGCTCACAGTCTCGGCACAACCAAAGAAGGTATTATCGCGGTCGCTCTAATAACTCTAGGACTCCACAGCCACCACCGAACCACCCGCATTGCTACTACCACTACACCTTTGGAGACAAGGCAAACAAGTGTAGACAACCATGCACATTTACGTCGGAAAACGCAAAGGGCGGTCGCTAG